One window of the Penaeus vannamei isolate JL-2024 chromosome 31, ASM4276789v1, whole genome shotgun sequence genome contains the following:
- the LOC138867674 gene encoding uncharacterized protein, with product MLGSSMLGSRMLGSSMLESIEYVGVEYVGVEYVGVEYVGVEYVGFEYVGFEYVGVEYVGVEYVGVEYVGVEYVGVEYVGVEYVGSIEYVGVEYVGVEYVVVEYVGVEYVGVKYVGVEYAGVEYVGVEYAGVEYARVEYVGVEHVGVEYVGVEYAGVEYAWVEYVGVGYVGVEYVGVEYVGVEYVVVEYVGVEYVGVELLPDQEYTESKGHRVRDSARPREAVTLRVSSLSPSQGCLRGVPG from the exons atgttggggtcgagtatgttggggtcgagaatgttggggtcgagtatgttggagtcga tcgagtatgttggggtcgagtatgttggagtcgagtatgttggggtcgagtatgttggagTCGAGTATGTTGGGTTCGAGTATGTTGGGTtcgagtatgttggggtcgagtatgttggggtcgagtatgttggagtcgagtatgttggggtcgagtatgttggagTCGAGTATGTTGGTGTCGAGTATGTTgggtcga TCGAGTATGTTGGAGTCGAGTATGTTGGAGTCGAGTATGTTGTggtcgagtatgttggggtcgagtatgttggagtcaagtatgttggggtcgagtatgctggggtcgagtatgttggggtcgagtatgCTGGGGTCGAGTATGCTAGGGTCGAGTATGTTGGAGTCGAGCATGTTGGAgtcgagtatgttggggtcgagtatgCTGGGGTCGAGTATGCTTGGGTCGAGTATGTTGGAGTCGGGTATGTTGGGGTCGAATATGTTGGAgtcgagtatgttggggtcgagtatgttgtggtcgagtatgttggggtcgagtatgttggagtcga ATTGCTTCCAGATCAAGAGTACACGGAGTCCAAAGGTCACCGCGTACGGGACTCAGCCAGACCGCGAGAAGCCGTCACGTTGCGAGTGAGTTCGCTGTCTCCGTCTCAGGGGTGTCTCCGGGGGGTCCCTGGATGA
- the LOC138867673 gene encoding uncharacterized protein: MLDPNKLDPRNSTPTYSTPTYSTPTYSTPTYSTPTYSTPTYSTPTYSTPTYSTTTYSTTTYSTPTYSTPTYSTPTCSTPTYSTPTYSTPTYSTPTYSTPTYSTPAYSTPTNSTPTYSTPTYSTPTYSTPTCSTPTNSTPETRPQHTRLQHTRPQHTRPQHTRPQHNRPQYTRPQQTRPQHTRPQQTRPQHSRPQHTRHQHTRPQHTRPQHTRPQHTRPQHTRPQYTRPQHTLTHSKAITKTTFKIYSHRYTPGIKHFPI; the protein is encoded by the coding sequence atGCTCGACCCCAACAAACTCGACCCCAGAAactcgaccccaacatactcgaccccaacatactcgactccaacatactcgaccccaacatactcgaccccaacatactcgaccccaacatactcgaccccaacatactcgaccccaacatactcgaccACAACATACTCGACCAcaacatactcgaccccaacatactcgaccccaacatactcgaccccaacatgttcgaccccaacatactcgaccccaacatactcgaccccaacatactcgaccccaacatactcgacacCAACATACTCGACCCCAGCATACTCGACTCCAACAAactcgaccccaacatactcgaccccaacatactcgaccccaacatactcgaccccaacatGCTCGACCCCAACAAACTCGACCCCAGAAactcgaccccaacatactcgactccaacatactcgaccccaacatactcgaccccaacatactcgaccccaacataATCGACCCCAATATACTCGACCCCAACAAactcgaccccaacatactcgTCCCCAACAAACTCGACCCCAACATAGtcgaccccaacatactcgacaccaacatactcgaccccaacatactcgaccccaacatactcgaccccaacatactcgaccccaacatactcgaccccaatatactcgaccccaacatactcTAACGCACTCAAAAGCAATCACAAAAACTACATTCAAAATCTACTCCCACCGATACACTCCAGGCATCAAGCATTTCCCTATATGA